A section of the Clostridium sp. TW13 genome encodes:
- the rimI gene encoding ribosomal protein S18-alanine N-acetyltransferase, producing the protein MEFKLVPMNKNHIQDILEISKLSFHTPWSKESFINELNNTFAHYVVATVDNKPIGYGGMWIIIDEGHITNIAIHPNFRGQRLGTKILEEMINVCKGKNAQAMTLEVRKSNLVAQKLYSSFGFKEEGIRKQYYEDNKEDCIIMWNRDI; encoded by the coding sequence ATGGAATTTAAATTAGTGCCTATGAACAAAAATCATATTCAAGATATCTTAGAAATTAGTAAGCTTAGCTTCCATACCCCTTGGAGCAAAGAATCTTTTATAAATGAATTAAACAATACTTTTGCACACTACGTAGTTGCAACTGTGGATAACAAGCCAATTGGATATGGAGGAATGTGGATAATTATTGACGAAGGTCATATAACAAACATTGCCATACATCCTAATTTTCGTGGCCAACGTCTTGGTACAAAAATCCTTGAAGAGATGATCAATGTATGTAAAGGTAAAAACGCACAAGCTATGACATTAGAAGTTAGAAAATCAAACTTAGTTGCTCAAAAATTATATTCTAGCTTTGGATTTAAGGAAGAGGGCATAAGAAAACAATACTACGAAGACAATAAAGAAGATTGCATAATAATGTGGAATAGAGATATTTAG
- the metG gene encoding methionine--tRNA ligase: protein MNILIGGAWPYANGSLHIGHLAALLPGDVIARYYRAKGDNVLYVSGSDCHGTPISIRAKNENKSPKSIADKYHAEFKACFDKLNFSYDCYTRTDDEHHKNEVRRILKELSDNGLIYENKVEQLYCEHCNQFLPDRYVEGVCPHCGSIARGDQCDNCSSLLDPLELSDRRCKLCGNEPVVKEGKQLYFALSKFEDELREHVEKSKGKWRVNAINNTERYIKEGLIDRAVSRDLPLGIDIPIEGFEDKKVYVWIDAVLGYYTVSKKWGEENNKSWEDFWNEESVSYYIHGKDNIPFHSIILPALLSGIGCKKKPDRIISSEYVTLEGRKISTSNNWAVWVPYLIEKYNSDLLRYFFIANAPEKRDADFSWREFIKNNNGELLGAYGNLVNRTLAFSKKYFDNKVPEGNVEEDIKVNIENLYKSVGEDVEEGNLKIAIDNIFSFIRNINKYFDEKAPWIGIRNNIDECKNTIYNCCFAIINIANILESFLPETSGKVKQWLGCNENKWSIIDLDGSTEIGDFSVLFERLDTKLIDEELEKLKR from the coding sequence ATGAATATTTTAATTGGAGGAGCTTGGCCTTATGCTAATGGGTCATTGCATATCGGTCATTTAGCAGCATTATTACCAGGGGATGTAATAGCAAGATATTATAGAGCGAAGGGGGATAATGTACTTTATGTTTCAGGAAGTGACTGTCATGGAACACCTATATCAATAAGAGCTAAAAATGAAAATAAGTCACCAAAGAGTATTGCTGATAAGTATCATGCAGAATTTAAAGCTTGCTTTGATAAGTTGAATTTTTCTTATGATTGCTACACAAGAACTGATGATGAGCATCATAAAAATGAGGTGAGAAGAATACTGAAGGAGTTATCTGATAATGGCCTAATTTATGAAAATAAAGTAGAGCAGTTGTATTGTGAACATTGCAATCAATTTTTACCAGATAGATATGTAGAGGGAGTATGTCCTCATTGTGGCAGCATAGCAAGGGGAGACCAATGTGACAATTGTTCATCGTTACTAGATCCATTAGAGTTGTCTGATAGACGATGTAAACTTTGTGGAAATGAACCTGTGGTGAAAGAAGGAAAGCAGTTATACTTTGCATTATCAAAGTTTGAAGATGAATTGAGAGAACATGTAGAAAAATCAAAGGGTAAATGGAGAGTAAATGCAATAAACAATACAGAGAGATATATAAAAGAAGGTCTTATTGATAGAGCTGTATCAAGAGATTTACCGTTAGGTATTGATATACCTATAGAAGGTTTTGAAGATAAAAAGGTGTATGTATGGATAGATGCAGTTCTTGGATATTACACTGTAAGTAAAAAGTGGGGAGAAGAAAACAATAAGAGTTGGGAAGATTTTTGGAATGAAGAAAGTGTTTCTTACTATATTCATGGCAAAGATAATATTCCATTTCACTCAATTATCTTACCAGCACTTTTAAGTGGTATAGGATGCAAAAAGAAGCCAGATAGAATTATATCAAGCGAATACGTAACGCTAGAAGGAAGAAAAATATCTACAAGTAACAATTGGGCAGTGTGGGTACCTTATCTTATAGAAAAATATAATAGTGACTTATTAAGGTATTTCTTTATAGCTAATGCACCAGAAAAGAGGGATGCTGATTTTTCTTGGAGGGAATTTATAAAAAATAATAATGGGGAGCTTTTAGGTGCTTATGGAAACCTTGTTAATAGAACTTTAGCATTTTCAAAGAAATACTTTGATAATAAGGTGCCAGAAGGAAATGTAGAGGAAGATATTAAAGTTAATATAGAAAATTTATATAAAAGCGTAGGGGAAGATGTAGAAGAGGGTAATTTAAAGATAGCAATAGATAACATTTTTTCATTCATAAGAAATATTAATAAATACTTTGATGAAAAGGCTCCTTGGATAGGTATAAGGAATAATATAGACGAATGTAAAAATACAATTTATAATTGTTGCTTTGCTATAATTAATATTGCTAATATCTTAGAGTCATTCTTACCTGAGACTTCAGGGAAAGTAAAGCAATGGTTGGGTTGTAATGAAAACAAATGGAGTATTATAGATTTAGATGGAAGTACGGAGATTGGAGATTTTTCGGTATTATTTGAAAGATTAGATACAAAGTTAATTGATGAAGAATTAGAAAAGTTAAAGAGATAA
- a CDS encoding ABC transporter substrate-binding protein: MDRLKKNLVYILVVIILSSIALYYSSRKNTSKTESIVQEKISLKVTTNRTDLVDNKLNDLAKEYMILNPNIQLSFEGIKDPNEILKIRASVGESSDITIIPTDAKTENLHLYYEPIDDLGFTKDNLRGYFTGVGEDKRLYAVNSSVGYDGIVYNKKTFLKAGIKSVPRTLDEFYKACEKLKAVGITPFAINAGDKWPLTVYAEGFVLPVENTGRMQYGDDLLTRDLFSDDGGLYYSLKFLETMKQREFIESDLNKPNWSKFKVDQANGSVSMTFTGTWYPSQLLELGCAKENIGMFPFPEAKLITQNGDWRFAISKNCKHKEEAKKLLKWLFYEGNYASACNILSSMKNNSFNNWILDELFSYNIPIVSSENGGTESGSTENLTNALIKFGYPLNDIFKEYLTSNNPDKVIKRYNDLWRKKVVNQ, translated from the coding sequence GTGGATAGATTAAAAAAGAATCTTGTTTATATTTTGGTTGTAATTATATTGTCTAGTATTGCTCTATATTATTCAAGTAGGAAAAATACAAGTAAAACAGAAAGTATTGTTCAAGAAAAGATAAGTTTAAAAGTAACAACCAATAGAACAGATTTAGTTGACAATAAATTAAATGATTTAGCAAAAGAGTATATGATTTTAAATCCTAATATTCAGCTTTCATTTGAAGGGATAAAGGACCCAAATGAGATATTAAAGATAAGAGCATCAGTAGGAGAGAGTTCAGATATAACTATAATACCTACTGATGCTAAAACAGAAAATTTACATCTTTATTATGAACCAATTGATGATTTAGGTTTTACAAAGGATAATCTAAGAGGTTATTTTACAGGTGTTGGTGAAGATAAAAGATTATATGCAGTGAACAGTAGTGTAGGATATGATGGTATTGTTTATAATAAAAAGACCTTTTTAAAAGCAGGCATAAAAAGTGTACCTAGGACTTTAGATGAATTTTATAAAGCATGTGAGAAACTTAAAGCTGTAGGAATTACTCCATTTGCCATTAATGCAGGAGATAAATGGCCATTAACTGTATATGCAGAAGGATTTGTACTACCTGTAGAGAATACTGGAAGAATGCAATATGGGGATGATTTGTTAACAAGAGATTTATTTAGTGATGATGGTGGTTTATATTATTCACTAAAGTTTTTAGAAACAATGAAGCAAAGAGAGTTTATTGAAAGTGATCTTAATAAGCCTAATTGGAGCAAGTTCAAAGTGGATCAAGCGAATGGGAGTGTATCAATGACTTTTACTGGAACTTGGTATCCTAGTCAGTTGTTAGAACTAGGATGTGCAAAAGAAAATATAGGAATGTTTCCGTTTCCAGAAGCGAAATTAATAACACAGAATGGAGATTGGAGATTCGCCATATCAAAGAACTGTAAGCATAAGGAAGAGGCAAAGAAATTATTAAAATGGTTATTTTATGAGGGAAACTATGCTTCCGCTTGTAACATATTGAGTTCCATGAAGAATAATTCATTCAATAATTGGATATTAGATGAATTATTCTCATATAATATCCCTATAGTAAGTTCAGAAAATGGAGGTACAGAAAGTGGAAGTACAGAAAACTTAACTAATGCATTAATTAAGTTTGGCTATCCATTAAATGATATATTCAAGGAATATTTAACTTCAAATAATCCAGATAAGGTAATAAAAAGATATAATGATTTGTGGAGAAAAAAAGTTGTAAATCAATAA
- the tsaE gene encoding tRNA (adenosine(37)-N6)-threonylcarbamoyltransferase complex ATPase subunit type 1 TsaE: MEFIIDSVQDTFELGNKIGSLAKASDIFCLTGDLGTGKTHITKGIAKGLGVTDNITSPTFNIVNEYHSGRLILYHFDVYRVNDPDEIYAIGFDEYIFGDGVSVIEWANYIEELIPKEYVHIHIQKLPELSDNHRKITIKYFGDKYSYLKELERC, encoded by the coding sequence ATGGAATTTATTATAGATTCAGTACAAGATACCTTTGAACTTGGAAATAAAATAGGATCACTTGCAAAAGCTTCTGATATTTTCTGTCTTACTGGAGATCTTGGCACTGGCAAAACTCATATTACCAAAGGAATTGCAAAAGGCTTAGGGGTAACTGACAACATAACCAGTCCTACTTTTAATATAGTAAATGAATACCATAGCGGAAGATTAATACTATATCATTTCGATGTTTATAGGGTTAATGATCCTGATGAAATATATGCTATTGGCTTTGATGAATATATATTTGGAGATGGAGTTAGTGTAATTGAATGGGCAAATTATATTGAAGAATTGATACCAAAAGAATACGTTCATATACACATACAAAAGCTTCCTGAGCTTTCAGATAACCATAGAAAAATAACCATAAAATATTTTGGAGATAAGTATTCTTATCTAAAGGAGTTAGAAAGATGTTAA
- a CDS encoding ABC-2 transporter permease yields MDKTLKFAFLDALMLKPYFKKNIILILVLPIFIAATTQNLIMIITMMFMLTVIFCSYPFALNEKNDIDKFYGSLAINKNKIVSGRYLFSLMLAVISVILSIIYLFGFSFFVKNVPEAGEIVFTVGVGFLLFSIFMAIQMPIYYKLGYSKAKLWVMAPFFFIAFSAGALSKLFIGNIDLQKKFFAVGKYIENNSALSSIILVLAGLLIMEISLIISQSIYRKKDF; encoded by the coding sequence ATGGATAAAACTCTTAAGTTTGCATTTTTAGATGCATTAATGCTTAAACCTTATTTTAAGAAAAATATTATTTTAATTCTAGTATTGCCTATATTTATTGCAGCGACAACTCAAAATTTAATTATGATAATTACCATGATGTTTATGTTGACAGTGATTTTTTGTTCATATCCATTTGCTTTAAATGAAAAAAATGATATTGATAAGTTTTATGGAAGTCTCGCGATAAATAAAAACAAGATAGTTAGTGGAAGATACTTATTTTCTTTAATGTTAGCTGTCATTTCAGTGATTCTATCTATAATATATTTATTTGGTTTTAGTTTCTTTGTTAAAAATGTACCTGAAGCAGGAGAAATAGTTTTTACTGTTGGTGTAGGATTTTTATTATTTTCAATATTTATGGCTATTCAGATGCCTATATATTATAAATTAGGTTATTCTAAAGCTAAGCTTTGGGTCATGGCACCATTTTTCTTCATTGCATTTTCAGCAGGAGCTTTATCAAAATTATTTATTGGCAATATAGACTTGCAAAAGAAGTTTTTTGCTGTTGGAAAATATATAGAGAATAATTCTGCTCTTTCAAGTATTATTTTAGTTTTAGCAGGATTGCTAATAATGGAGATATCACTTATAATATCTCAAAGTATATATAGAAAAAAGGACTTTTAG
- the tsaB gene encoding tRNA (adenosine(37)-N6)-threonylcarbamoyltransferase complex dimerization subunit type 1 TsaB translates to MLILSVESATSAASVALIKDDGLLGEYTLNYKKQHSVLLMSLIDNLLKDNALTIKDVDAFVVSKGPGSFTGLRIGMATVKGLCMGSNKPLISVSSLDGLAFNELNFSGIICPIMDALRENVYTCFYKNVGGKLEKLIDHSHFSISELAEKLTEMNEPVIFVGDGVEKYRTYLEEHMQNIYFAANSNSFAKASSLGEIGLQLLNAGFSDDLNAVTPIYLRKSQAEREYDKKMELSNGI, encoded by the coding sequence ATGTTAATTTTAAGCGTAGAATCTGCAACCAGTGCTGCCTCTGTAGCATTAATTAAGGATGATGGTCTACTAGGAGAATACACATTAAACTATAAAAAACAACATTCTGTATTATTGATGAGTTTAATTGATAATTTATTAAAGGATAATGCCCTGACAATTAAGGATGTGGATGCATTTGTAGTTTCAAAAGGACCTGGTTCATTTACAGGACTTAGAATAGGTATGGCAACTGTTAAAGGACTATGTATGGGTTCTAATAAACCATTAATATCTGTATCATCTTTAGACGGCTTAGCTTTTAACGAATTAAATTTTTCAGGGATTATATGCCCTATCATGGATGCATTAAGAGAAAATGTGTACACATGCTTTTATAAAAATGTTGGTGGCAAATTAGAAAAGCTAATTGACCACTCTCATTTTTCAATTTCTGAATTAGCTGAAAAGCTAACTGAAATGAATGAGCCTGTTATATTTGTTGGAGATGGAGTAGAAAAATATAGAACTTATCTTGAAGAACATATGCAAAATATATATTTTGCTGCTAATTCAAACTCTTTTGCCAAAGCTTCATCACTTGGAGAAATAGGTCTTCAATTGCTTAATGCTGGATTTAGTGACGATTTAAATGCAGTAACACCAATTTACTTAAGAAAATCTCAAGCTGAAAGAGAATATGATAAGAAAATGGAGTTATCAAATGGAATTTAA
- a CDS encoding ABC transporter ATP-binding protein, with amino-acid sequence MNNVLELSNVRKEFKEFSIKDISFSVEKGYIMGFIGPNGAGKTTTIKLILNMLKKNSGSIKLFGLDHINDEEEIKEDVAVVFDKPYYLDDWNLSDVERAVKMFHKRWDSRVYDKYLKEFGLSREKKVKELSKGMQMKLMIAVAFSHDAKLLILDEPTGGLDPVARDEFLDFLSSYIEEGDRSVLFSTHITSDLEKIADYITYLRDGQIIFTGTKDELLEKYCIIKGAKEDINEEQAKNIIGIRHHHTGFEGLIDVSKLAGFSNKIITDKATLDDIMIFMNKGGK; translated from the coding sequence ATGAATAATGTTTTAGAACTAAGCAATGTAAGAAAAGAATTTAAAGAGTTTTCAATTAAGGATATATCATTTTCTGTTGAAAAAGGTTATATAATGGGCTTTATAGGTCCAAATGGAGCAGGAAAAACAACCACTATAAAATTAATTCTTAATATGCTAAAGAAAAATAGTGGAAGTATTAAATTATTTGGGCTTGATCATATAAATGATGAAGAAGAAATAAAGGAAGATGTGGCTGTGGTCTTTGATAAACCGTATTATCTTGATGATTGGAATCTGTCAGATGTAGAGAGAGCAGTAAAGATGTTTCATAAAAGATGGGACAGTAGAGTTTACGATAAATATCTTAAAGAATTTGGTTTATCAAGAGAGAAGAAGGTTAAGGAACTTTCAAAAGGAATGCAGATGAAGCTTATGATAGCCGTAGCCTTTTCTCATGATGCTAAACTTCTCATTTTAGACGAGCCTACAGGTGGTCTTGATCCTGTGGCTAGAGATGAATTTTTAGACTTTTTAAGCAGTTATATTGAAGAGGGAGACAGAAGTGTACTGTTTTCAACTCATATAACTTCAGATTTAGAGAAGATAGCAGATTATATTACCTATTTAAGAGATGGACAAATAATATTTACTGGGACAAAGGATGAATTGCTTGAAAAATACTGCATCATAAAAGGTGCGAAAGAAGATATAAATGAAGAGCAAGCAAAGAATATTATAGGTATCAGACATCATCATACTGGTTTTGAAGGGTTGATAGATGTAAGTAAATTAGCAGGATTCTCAAATAAAATAATAACTGATAAAGCTACTTTAGATGATATTATGATTTTTATGAATAAAGGAGGAAAGTAA
- a CDS encoding hemolysin family protein: MEEIIKILAIAVLVLINGFFTASEFAMVKIRNSRIDTLVAEGSGKAKHAKTVKDNLNSCLSACQLGITLCSLGLGWMGESTITELILPVMKLLGLSESIIHTISFAISFFLVTMIEVVIGELVPKALALYNTETIMLNTSLLLLVFYKIMYPIIFFFNASTNVFLKPFGYSQADEIADPHTGEEIRMLIEESYQSGLIDESEQKLVDNVFDFGDKLVREVMVPRTDMCCIYKDDSEEEVFKIVSEEGFTRFPVCGKDKDDILGFIHIKDLYNQSYTQNKYDLDEITRKILYIPETISISRLLEKLKKDKIQIAIVMDEYGGTSGLVTIEDILEEIVGDIQDEFDEETQEIRKLAEGEYLVKAIVPIDEINEFFNIEIEHEGFDSIGGWLYNKLGASIQVDKTITFENYSFTVSEMDKLRVVSLVVKQLS; this comes from the coding sequence ATGGAAGAAATAATTAAAATACTTGCAATAGCGGTTTTAGTTTTAATAAATGGCTTTTTCACAGCAAGTGAATTTGCAATGGTAAAGATACGTAATTCAAGAATAGATACCTTGGTTGCTGAAGGGAGTGGAAAGGCTAAGCATGCCAAGACCGTAAAAGATAATTTGAATTCTTGCCTTTCAGCCTGCCAGTTAGGTATAACGTTATGTTCTCTTGGTTTAGGATGGATGGGAGAATCAACAATAACAGAACTAATATTACCAGTTATGAAGCTGTTAGGGTTAAGTGAAAGTATTATACATACAATATCATTTGCTATATCATTTTTCTTAGTGACAATGATAGAAGTTGTAATTGGAGAGTTAGTTCCTAAAGCTCTTGCATTATATAATACTGAGACAATAATGTTAAATACATCTTTATTGTTATTAGTATTTTATAAAATAATGTATCCAATAATATTTTTCTTTAATGCAAGCACAAATGTTTTTCTTAAGCCTTTTGGATATTCTCAAGCAGACGAGATTGCTGATCCACATACAGGAGAAGAGATACGTATGCTCATAGAGGAAAGTTACCAAAGTGGGTTAATTGATGAGAGCGAACAAAAGCTTGTGGATAATGTCTTTGATTTTGGAGATAAACTTGTTAGAGAAGTAATGGTGCCAAGAACAGATATGTGCTGTATTTATAAAGATGATTCCGAAGAAGAGGTCTTTAAAATAGTAAGTGAGGAAGGGTTTACAAGGTTTCCCGTGTGTGGTAAGGATAAAGATGATATCCTAGGTTTTATACATATAAAGGATTTGTATAATCAAAGCTATACACAAAACAAGTATGATTTAGATGAAATAACAAGAAAAATATTATATATTCCAGAGACAATTTCTATAAGCAGATTATTAGAAAAACTTAAAAAAGATAAGATTCAAATTGCAATAGTAATGGATGAGTATGGTGGAACTTCAGGTCTTGTAACGATTGAAGACATACTTGAAGAGATTGTTGGGGATATCCAAGATGAGTTTGATGAAGAAACTCAAGAAATAAGAAAATTAGCAGAAGGAGAGTATTTGGTAAAGGCTATTGTTCCCATTGATGAAATCAACGAATTTTTCAATATAGAAATTGAACATGAAGGTTTTGATAGTATTGGTGGATGGTTATACAATAAGCTCGGAGCATCAATCCAAGTAGATAAAACTATCACCTTTGAAAATTACAGTTTTACTGTTTCTGAAATGGATAAATTAAGAGTGGTAAGCTTGGTTGTAAAGCAACTTTCATAG
- a CDS encoding CBS domain-containing protein: MLAKTIMMKKNMLTIVSPSLPIGEALKVMETEGLLSIPVVDGKNFKGSIEINKIYEKFFTGDEDKDTFLTNNKVEDFLRTDMPTIGANEEIENAVALLEKMNVSFVAVVDKEIDKFLGILTHKAVFKQFTNIFGLNQGDRLSVIAYDVPGQISKLSKIVAENHGDIISFVVINPNSVRDLKEIIIRVKSNNMREIKNKISLAGFQVND, from the coding sequence ATGTTAGCAAAAACTATAATGATGAAAAAAAATATGCTGACAATAGTAAGTCCAAGTTTACCAATTGGGGAAGCACTAAAAGTGATGGAAACTGAGGGTTTATTATCAATACCAGTAGTAGATGGTAAGAATTTCAAGGGATCAATTGAAATTAATAAAATTTATGAAAAGTTTTTCACAGGAGATGAAGATAAGGATACTTTTTTAACTAATAATAAAGTAGAAGATTTCTTGAGGACTGATATGCCAACAATAGGAGCAAATGAGGAAATAGAGAATGCAGTAGCTTTGTTAGAAAAGATGAATGTATCCTTTGTTGCTGTTGTTGATAAAGAAATAGATAAATTTCTTGGAATATTAACACATAAGGCTGTATTTAAACAATTTACGAATATTTTTGGACTTAATCAAGGGGACAGGCTTTCGGTTATTGCTTATGATGTACCAGGGCAAATATCAAAGCTATCTAAAATAGTAGCAGAGAATCATGGAGATATTATTAGTTTTGTTGTAATTAATCCTAATAGTGTTAGAGATTTAAAAGAAATAATTATTAGAGTGAAATCTAATAATATGAGAGAAATAAAGAATAAGATAAGTTTAGCTGGATTCCAAGTAAATGACTAA
- a CDS encoding GntR family transcriptional regulator gives MRVVISNSAGVPIYEQIKEQIKSAILSGEVKEGEMLPSIRQLARDLKISVITTTRAYNDLQSEGFVSNVQGKGCYVLPQNNEMIREQLLREIEESFTSAISSAKVAKLTKAELKEMFDVMLEEDKYE, from the coding sequence ATGAGAGTAGTAATTTCAAACAGTGCAGGTGTTCCAATTTATGAGCAAATAAAAGAACAGATAAAGAGTGCTATTCTTAGTGGAGAAGTTAAAGAAGGAGAAATGCTGCCATCAATTAGGCAGTTAGCTCGTGATTTAAAAATAAGTGTAATAACCACTACTAGAGCATATAACGATTTACAGAGTGAAGGGTTCGTTTCCAATGTTCAAGGCAAAGGATGCTATGTCTTGCCTCAAAACAATGAGATGATAAGAGAACAATTATTAAGAGAGATAGAAGAATCATTCACCTCAGCAATTAGTTCAGCTAAAGTTGCTAAATTAACTAAAGCAGAATTGAAAGAAATGTTTGATGTAATGTTAGAGGAGGATAAATATGAATAA
- a CDS encoding metal ABC transporter substrate-binding protein produces MKKINLKKLTFMFVFINIFFFLGLNYYKIVSPQIQVEANEEVNVQSNADRDVYLNIMTTNKYLYNMCKDIIGDKHNLSLMFNDCNEMKNFNFTQNSINSVSKMDIFLYMGLGNEPWADKFIENLKKGKVGIVDLSRGIKVINRSKSTSSQEKDNIPNEYYWISPEEHKIALYNLKSAIEEKDIKNKDIYEKQYNNIIKDIDSKKDKLKKSVQSFKGKSVVLFGDNLEYLINGIGINYNKISVDNSEDKLKELLKQIDKDNGIIILDNSEKTDALTKVLNEYKNIKILALNTEIKDSYTKYLQEIINSIQNLKLD; encoded by the coding sequence GTGAAAAAAATCAATCTAAAAAAACTAACATTTATGTTCGTTTTCATAAATATATTTTTTTTTCTAGGATTAAATTATTATAAAATTGTTAGTCCTCAGATACAAGTAGAAGCAAATGAAGAAGTAAATGTTCAAAGCAATGCTGATAGAGATGTATATCTTAACATAATGACAACCAATAAATATCTTTATAATATGTGCAAGGATATAATTGGTGATAAGCATAATTTATCTCTTATGTTTAATGATTGTAATGAAATGAAAAACTTTAATTTCACACAAAATTCAATAAACAGTGTATCAAAAATGGATATTTTTCTTTATATGGGCTTAGGAAATGAACCTTGGGCAGATAAGTTTATAGAAAACTTAAAAAAAGGAAAGGTAGGAATAGTGGATCTTTCCAGAGGAATTAAAGTGATAAATAGAAGCAAATCAACTTCATCTCAAGAGAAAGACAATATTCCTAATGAGTATTATTGGATAAGTCCAGAAGAACATAAGATAGCTTTATATAATTTAAAAAGTGCTATAGAAGAAAAAGATATAAAAAACAAGGATATATATGAAAAGCAATATAATAATATAATAAAGGATATAGATAGTAAAAAAGATAAATTAAAAAAGAGTGTTCAATCATTTAAAGGAAAATCTGTAGTTCTATTTGGTGATAATTTAGAATATTTGATTAATGGAATAGGAATAAATTATAATAAGATTAGCGTGGATAACTCTGAGGATAAATTAAAGGAATTATTGAAGCAAATTGACAAGGATAATGGTATAATTATACTAGATAACTCAGAAAAGACAGATGCTCTAACAAAAGTATTAAATGAGTATAAGAATATAAAAATACTAGCGTTAAATACAGAAATTAAGGATAGTTACACTAAGTACTTGCAAGAGATCATTAATTCAATCCAAAACCTTAAGTTGGATTAA